The following coding sequences lie in one Borrelia coriaceae genomic window:
- a CDS encoding variable large family protein, whose product MKINIKNIRIKSICATLFISIFLSCNSGVIEELEKKNSFFDSLVKIGHGFQDIFGSFGDALGFNAVKSTDNRSKVGEHFEKVGKGLQSTKEKLDELAKQIVSIPHADIKGVEAMISTSSEVITKLIASVGKLAEVTKKGGATEIGKVNSSTANKGATPADVQVVIEGVKEIIEIAKNSGLKVNEGNAGTGVTGDGAKAPAALVGKNGAKADANAGPSLADEVAKADPWAAMINKIKDATTNGFGGNNNNNAGQLAIGNNNDNAGSKTNADLAAGVALKAMTQGGEFSATASTEEGAVKGAAVSSVNKVLGVLNDIFIKVLNLELSKIKDAVNKIQYSETTGEATEGKN is encoded by the coding sequence ATGAAAATAAATATTAAAAATATTAGAATAAAAAGTATTTGTGCAACATTATTTATCTCTATATTCCTTTCTTGTAATAGTGGAGTAATAGAAGAACTTGAGAAGAAAAATTCTTTCTTTGATTCTCTTGTCAAAATAGGTCATGGCTTTCAAGATATTTTTGGTTCATTTGGTGATGCTTTAGGCTTTAATGCTGTTAAATCTACTGATAATAGGAGTAAAGTAGGAGAACACTTTGAAAAAGTAGGAAAAGGATTACAGAGTACTAAAGAGAAATTAGATGAGTTAGCAAAACAAATAGTTTCTATTCCTCATGCGGATATTAAGGGTGTTGAGGCTATGATTAGTACTTCTAGTGAAGTGATTACCAAATTAATTGCTTCTGTAGGCAAATTGGCTGAAGTAACTAAAAAAGGTGGTGCTACTGAGATTGGTAAGGTTAATTCATCTACTGCTAATAAGGGTGCAACTCCTGCTGATGTTCAAGTTGTTATTGAAGGAGTTAAAGAAATTATTGAAATTGCAAAAAATTCTGGTTTGAAGGTTAATGAGGGAAATGCTGGTACTGGAGTGACTGGAGATGGTGCTAAGGCCCCTGCTGCACTTGTTGGTAAAAATGGTGCTAAAGCTGATGCTAATGCTGGTCCTTCTCTGGCAGATGAGGTGGCTAAAGCCGATCCATGGGCAGCAATGATTAATAAGATAAAAGATGCTACTACTAATGGCTTTGGTGGTAACAATAATAATAATGCTGGACAATTAGCCATTGGTAATAATAATGATAATGCTGGTTCTAAAACGAATGCAGACTTGGCAGCTGGGGTAGCTCTTAAGGCCATGACACAAGGTGGTGAATTTAGCGCTACTGCTAGTACTGAAGAGGGTGCAGTTAAAGGTGCAGCAGTAAGTTCAGTAAATAAGGTACTAGGAGTACTTAACGACATATTCATAAAAGTATTGAATCTTGAACTTAGTAAAATTAAAGATGCTGTTAATAAAATACAATATTCAGAGACTACTGGTGAAGCTACTGAAGGTAAAAACTAA
- a CDS encoding variable large family protein, with product MKINIKNIKVKSICAILFISLFLSCNNGVIEELEKRNQFLSSMASLGNDFLSIFTSFGDMIGGVLGFNAETKKSAVAAYFKTVQDTLESTKDRLNNVVTTMKNENHPNVVGTEATITTLNEKLIKIIAGAKKVYSAIGEGANDEVGKVVKGNDISGKPTGVGNIIEGLKEIVEIVLKAEGNHQAGTTTKAEDGSTARAQDTGAAHLFIKKDIASDAKKAAADASKAVGAVSGADILKAIHSETKVKTLAENEDGTNAVAAAAAKDALIAGALVVRGMAKDGKFATASNGNDAKDEIKNAVASAIKMALNTLNLAIMKTIDFDLKSIKDLIKVDLVTPDNGV from the coding sequence ATGAAAATAAATATTAAAAATATTAAAGTAAAAAGTATTTGTGCAATATTATTTATTTCTCTATTCCTTTCTTGTAATAATGGAGTAATAGAAGAACTTGAAAAAAGAAATCAGTTCTTATCCTCTATGGCTAGTTTAGGTAACGACTTTTTATCTATCTTTACTTCTTTTGGGGATATGATTGGTGGTGTTTTAGGTTTTAATGCTGAAACTAAAAAATCTGCGGTTGCTGCTTATTTTAAGACAGTGCAAGATACTCTGGAAAGTACTAAAGATAGGCTTAATAACGTTGTTACTACCATGAAAAATGAAAATCATCCTAATGTTGTTGGAACAGAGGCTACTATAACAACTTTGAATGAAAAACTTATTAAGATAATTGCAGGTGCTAAAAAGGTATATAGTGCAATTGGTGAAGGTGCTAATGATGAAGTTGGTAAAGTTGTTAAAGGTAATGATATTAGTGGTAAACCAACTGGGGTTGGTAATATTATTGAGGGGCTCAAAGAAATAGTAGAAATAGTGCTCAAAGCTGAAGGTAATCATCAAGCTGGTACTACAACTAAGGCTGAAGATGGTAGTACTGCAAGGGCTCAAGATACTGGTGCGGCTCATTTATTCATTAAGAAAGATATTGCTAGTGATGCAAAGAAAGCAGCAGCGGATGCATCTAAAGCTGTGGGCGCTGTATCTGGTGCTGATATCTTAAAAGCAATACACTCTGAGACTAAGGTTAAAACTTTAGCTGAAAATGAAGATGGTACTAATGCAGTAGCAGCAGCTGCCGCTAAAGATGCATTAATTGCAGGGGCTCTTGTAGTAAGAGGAATGGCTAAGGATGGTAAATTTGCTACTGCTTCTAATGGTAATGATGCTAAGGATGAGATTAAGAATGCTGTAGCAAGTGCTATTAAAATGGCTTTAAATACCTTGAATCTTGCTATAATGAAAACAATCGATTTTGATTTAAAATCAATCAAAGATTTAATTAAAGTTGATTTAGTTACCCCTGATAATGGTGTTTAA